In the genome of Ensifer adhaerens, one region contains:
- a CDS encoding Catechol 2,3-dioxygenase, whose amino-acid sequence MIDHMGISVSDYAASKAFYDAVMPTIGAARCMEVTAEETGGSYEGAGYGVGGKPSFWIGIGGALQGRLHVAFTAPDRASVDAFYAAAMKAGATDNGPPGVRAHYHPNYYGAFVLDPDGHNIEAVCHRPA is encoded by the coding sequence ATGATCGACCATATGGGAATTTCCGTCTCCGACTATGCGGCGTCGAAGGCGTTTTACGACGCCGTCATGCCGACGATTGGAGCCGCGCGCTGCATGGAAGTCACGGCTGAAGAAACCGGTGGATCCTATGAAGGCGCCGGCTACGGCGTGGGCGGCAAGCCTTCCTTCTGGATCGGCATCGGCGGCGCCCTTCAGGGACGGCTCCACGTCGCCTTCACGGCACCCGACCGCGCCTCTGTGGATGCCTTTTATGCCGCCGCGATGAAGGCCGGCGCAACGGACAACGGTCCGCCCGGTGTCCGCGCGCATTACCATCCGAACTACTACGGTGCCTTTGTGCTCGATCCCGACGGCCACAATATCGAAGCGGTCTGCCATCGCCCGGCCTGA
- a CDS encoding Heme-degrading monooxygenase HmoA, giving the protein MSHQAKLPQPPYYVVCFSSQRTEGDNRYGEMADAMERLAHEQPGFLGVESARGIDGFGITNSYWTDEDAIRAWKRNIDHLVAQKRGRQDWYQTYEMRIARVERAYGFSRTD; this is encoded by the coding sequence ATGAGCCACCAGGCCAAACTTCCCCAGCCGCCCTATTACGTCGTCTGCTTCTCTTCGCAGAGAACCGAGGGCGACAACCGTTATGGCGAGATGGCCGACGCCATGGAACGTCTGGCACATGAACAGCCGGGATTTCTGGGCGTCGAAAGCGCCCGCGGCATCGACGGTTTCGGCATCACCAATTCCTACTGGACGGACGAAGACGCGATCCGCGCCTGGAAACGCAATATCGATCACCTTGTCGCGCAGAAGCGCGGGCGGCAGGACTGGTATCAAACCTATGAAATGCGCATCGCGCGTGTCGAACGCGCCTATGGCTTCAGCCGGACGGACTGA
- a CDS encoding flagellar basal-body rod protein FlgC — MSSISTAMNTALSGMLAQQQRAASTASNVANALTPGYDRLVTSTQANVGGGVSASTMRSGTATSPGSSNVDLAQEAVDMIETTMAYKANVSVFEAGADMWEALSTVLRDKDGEGR, encoded by the coding sequence ATGAGTTCCATCTCCACCGCCATGAACACCGCGCTTTCCGGCATGCTGGCGCAGCAGCAGCGCGCCGCGTCGACCGCGAGCAATGTGGCGAATGCGCTCACACCCGGCTATGACCGGCTGGTGACCAGCACGCAGGCAAACGTCGGAGGCGGTGTTTCGGCATCCACCATGCGGTCCGGAACCGCGACCTCCCCCGGCAGCTCCAATGTCGATCTGGCGCAGGAAGCAGTCGACATGATCGAGACGACCATGGCCTACAAGGCGAATGTCTCCGTGTTCGAAGCCGGCGCGGACATGTGGGAGGCGCTTTCCACCGTGCTGCGCGATAAGGATGGCGAAGGCCGGTAA
- a CDS encoding Sugar phosphate permease gives MSKRVAALLAARGIHYGWLVIGITFLTMLATAGAMGSAGVLIRPLSAEFGWTTEEISTAMAIRLVLFGLLGPFAAALMNQFGIRTVVASAAGLISLGILCSFFMTHLWQLMVFWGLFVGVGTGMTALVLGATVATRWFEARRGLVVGLMTVSNATGQLIFLPMLASLTEHYGWRTALTVIVIVLGLAMVLMLTFMRNYPADLGLAPFGGKVVEPPPARAASFGELVMTPLVVLKGAIGKPVFWALFFSFFVCGLSTNGLVQTHWISICGDFGILPVAAAGLLATIGIFDFIGTLGAGWLSDRFDNRWLLFWFYGLRGLSLIALSMSGFDYLTLSLFAVFYGLDWVATVPPTVKLTVANFGPQQANIVFGWVFAAHQIGAATATFGAGYIRTDYETFMPAVYIAGFACLIAALVVLGINRGRKVGTLAQQAA, from the coding sequence ATGTCGAAGCGAGTCGCGGCCCTACTGGCTGCCAGGGGCATACATTACGGCTGGCTGGTGATCGGCATCACCTTCCTGACCATGCTGGCGACGGCCGGCGCGATGGGTTCGGCTGGCGTGCTGATCCGGCCGCTGAGCGCCGAATTCGGCTGGACGACGGAGGAAATCTCCACCGCCATGGCGATCCGCCTCGTTCTCTTCGGCTTGCTCGGACCCTTTGCTGCAGCCTTGATGAACCAGTTTGGCATCCGCACCGTTGTCGCATCGGCGGCCGGGCTGATCAGCCTCGGCATCCTCTGCTCATTCTTCATGACGCATCTCTGGCAGCTCATGGTCTTCTGGGGCCTCTTCGTCGGCGTCGGCACGGGCATGACAGCGCTGGTCCTCGGCGCCACGGTGGCGACTCGCTGGTTCGAGGCGCGCCGCGGCCTCGTTGTCGGCCTGATGACGGTCAGCAACGCCACTGGCCAGCTGATTTTCCTGCCCATGCTTGCGAGCCTCACCGAACATTACGGCTGGCGCACGGCGCTGACGGTGATCGTGATCGTTCTGGGCCTCGCCATGGTCCTGATGCTCACCTTCATGCGAAACTATCCGGCCGATCTGGGCCTGGCACCCTTCGGCGGGAAAGTCGTTGAGCCGCCGCCGGCGCGCGCGGCTTCCTTCGGCGAACTCGTCATGACGCCCCTCGTGGTGCTGAAGGGCGCCATCGGCAAGCCGGTCTTCTGGGCCCTGTTTTTCTCCTTCTTCGTCTGTGGCCTGAGCACCAACGGTCTGGTGCAGACGCACTGGATTTCCATCTGCGGCGATTTCGGCATCCTGCCTGTCGCCGCGGCCGGTCTGCTCGCCACGATCGGCATCTTCGATTTCATCGGCACGCTCGGCGCCGGCTGGCTTTCCGACCGCTTCGACAATCGCTGGCTGCTCTTCTGGTTCTATGGTCTGCGCGGCCTTTCGCTGATCGCGCTCTCCATGTCGGGTTTCGACTATCTGACGCTGTCGCTTTTCGCGGTCTTCTACGGGCTGGACTGGGTTGCGACCGTGCCCCCGACGGTCAAGCTCACAGTGGCCAACTTTGGTCCCCAGCAGGCGAACATCGTCTTCGGATGGGTTTTCGCGGCCCACCAGATCGGGGCAGCTACTGCCACCTTCGGGGCGGGCTACATCCGGACCGATTACGAGACCTTCATGCCAGCCGTCTACATTGCCGGTTTCGCGTGCCTGATCGCTGCACTTGTAGTTCTCGGCATCAATCGCGGTCGCAAGGTGGGCACGTTGGCGCAGCAAGCTGCCTGA
- a CDS encoding Predicted DNA-binding transcriptional regulator YafY, contains an HTH and WYL domains — protein sequence MRASRLINILTTLQARGLVTATELSAENGVSLRTIYRDIDQLSLAGIPVYSERGPEGGYRLLDGYRVRLNGLSTKEAEALFLSGLPGPAADLGLGAVMASAEKKLAVALPEDLRKSAAAMRSRFHLDTVAWFGEGEQPTHLEAITDAVWNHKVVRMRYQTWRKEKTIETQPLGLVLKGGAWYLVARTKDAMLTYRIARILDLIVTDETFEPPRDFDLAAHWRESTDRLDAEMHPNVARVRLSKWGAQMLPYFNSGYANRRMEMSEPGPDGWREATLPIGSTRQAATEFLRLGPEVEVLEPQDLRDMMAEMAAKMVAIYSPVHSG from the coding sequence ATGCGCGCAAGCCGTCTCATCAATATCCTGACGACGCTGCAGGCGCGCGGTCTGGTGACGGCCACGGAGCTGAGCGCGGAGAACGGCGTTTCGCTGCGCACCATCTATCGCGACATCGACCAGCTCTCGCTGGCCGGCATCCCGGTCTATAGCGAGCGCGGGCCGGAAGGCGGTTATCGGCTGCTCGACGGCTATCGCGTACGGCTGAACGGGCTTTCGACCAAGGAGGCGGAGGCGCTGTTCCTGAGCGGCCTGCCGGGCCCCGCCGCCGATCTCGGGCTTGGCGCGGTGATGGCGAGTGCTGAAAAGAAGCTGGCCGTCGCCCTCCCGGAAGACCTGCGCAAGAGTGCGGCGGCCATGCGCAGCCGCTTTCATCTCGACACGGTCGCCTGGTTCGGCGAAGGCGAGCAGCCTACGCATCTGGAGGCGATCACGGATGCGGTATGGAATCACAAGGTGGTGCGCATGCGCTACCAGACATGGCGCAAGGAGAAGACGATCGAGACGCAACCGCTCGGCCTCGTCCTGAAAGGTGGCGCCTGGTATCTCGTCGCGCGCACTAAGGATGCGATGCTGACCTATCGCATTGCCCGCATTCTCGATCTCATTGTCACGGACGAAACCTTCGAGCCGCCGCGCGATTTCGATCTGGCGGCCCACTGGCGTGAAAGCACCGACCGGCTGGATGCGGAAATGCACCCCAATGTCGCCCGCGTCCGACTTTCAAAATGGGGCGCGCAGATGCTGCCCTATTTTAATAGCGGATACGCGAACCGGCGGATGGAGATGAGCGAGCCGGGGCCGGATGGCTGGCGGGAGGCGACGCTGCCCATCGGCTCAACCCGGCAGGCCGCGACCGAATTCCTGCGTTTGGGCCCCGAGGTGGAAGTGCTCGAACCGCAGGACTTGCGCGACATGATGGCCGAGATGGCCGCGAAAATGGTGGCGATTTACTCGCCCGTCCATTCCGGGTGA
- a CDS encoding small subunit ribosomal protein S9, protein MADLSALKSLAGSSEAAAAPAHVRKVDAQGRSYATGKRKDAVARVWVKAGSGKIIVNGKDYSAYFARPVLQMILQQPLVAAARGGQIDIVATVAGGGLSGQAGAVRHGISKALTYFEPALRGVLKKGGFLTRDSRVVERKKYGKAKARRSFQFSKR, encoded by the coding sequence ATGGCTGACCTTTCTGCTCTCAAGTCCCTCGCAGGCTCTTCCGAGGCTGCTGCTGCTCCGGCACACGTCCGCAAGGTCGACGCCCAAGGCCGCTCCTATGCCACCGGCAAGCGTAAGGACGCAGTTGCTCGCGTATGGGTCAAGGCCGGCTCCGGCAAGATCATCGTCAACGGCAAGGACTACAGCGCCTATTTCGCACGTCCGGTTCTGCAGATGATCCTGCAGCAGCCGCTCGTCGCTGCTGCCCGCGGCGGCCAGATCGACATCGTCGCCACGGTTGCCGGCGGTGGTCTTTCCGGTCAGGCCGGTGCCGTTCGTCACGGCATCTCCAAGGCCCTCACCTACTTCGAACCCGCTCTGCGCGGCGTTCTGAAGAAGGGCGGCTTCCTGACGCGCGACAGCCGCGTTGTTGAACGTAAGAAGTACGGCAAGGCCAAGGCCCGCCGTTCGTTCCAGTTCTCCAAGCGCTAA
- a CDS encoding EamA-like transporter family protein: protein MPFDVALLVLLGALFHASWNAIIKGGEDKVLNTAMISLGGAVISLCALPFFPMPGWQIWPFLMASVVLQTVYFLLIAASYRLGDIALVYPLMRGSAPLVVTALSFTIFGERISTHALIGIGCISGGIFIMALGVRANSLKAAGLALINAVVIGLYTLFDAWGARTANNPISYVLWISLLPPVALFAYALYTRGRVRVGEHLRTNWWRGAVGGAGSIGSYGVALWAMTKAPVALVAALRETSIVFALLISVFVFRENGSVWRYLAGGVITAGALALKLA, encoded by the coding sequence TTGCCTTTCGATGTCGCGCTCCTCGTGCTCCTTGGAGCCCTCTTCCATGCCAGCTGGAATGCCATTATCAAGGGCGGCGAGGACAAGGTTCTCAACACGGCGATGATCTCGTTGGGCGGCGCCGTGATTTCGCTTTGCGCCCTGCCCTTCTTCCCGATGCCGGGCTGGCAGATCTGGCCATTCCTGATGGCTTCGGTGGTTTTGCAGACCGTCTACTTCCTGCTGATTGCGGCCAGTTACCGGCTCGGCGACATCGCACTCGTCTACCCGCTGATGCGCGGATCCGCACCCCTCGTCGTGACGGCCCTGAGCTTTACGATCTTCGGCGAACGGATATCGACTCACGCGCTGATCGGGATCGGCTGCATTTCCGGAGGCATTTTCATCATGGCGCTCGGCGTGCGTGCCAACAGCCTGAAGGCGGCGGGACTTGCGCTCATCAATGCTGTGGTGATCGGCCTTTACACCCTCTTCGACGCGTGGGGCGCACGCACGGCGAACAATCCCATTTCCTATGTCCTGTGGATTTCACTCCTGCCGCCCGTGGCCCTTTTTGCCTATGCGCTTTATACGCGCGGCCGTGTGCGCGTTGGCGAGCATCTCAGGACCAATTGGTGGCGCGGGGCGGTCGGGGGCGCAGGCTCCATCGGCTCCTATGGCGTCGCGCTCTGGGCGATGACAAAAGCGCCGGTGGCCCTGGTCGCGGCGCTGCGGGAAACTTCCATCGTCTTTGCGCTGCTGATCTCGGTCTTTGTGTTCCGCGAAAACGGGAGCGTCTGGCGCTATCTGGCCGGCGGCGTCATTACCGCCGGCGCACTGGCATTGAAGCTCGCCTAG
- a CDS encoding glutathione S-transferase has product MTGNDRITLHYMPQTRAAGTRIILEELGAPYDLHVMNMKAGENREAAYLSINPLGKVPAIEHRGKLVTEQIAIAIYLGDLFPQAGLAPAVDDPNRGPYLRWLIYYAACFEPALMDKFRNVDPGPITQSVYGTYDTMLDVLEGALSNGPYILGDRLSLADIQWGVALNWTMMFGMVPQRPRFVEYRDRIAARPSFAKVWADDAAMAEKHAALATANG; this is encoded by the coding sequence ATGACCGGCAACGACCGCATCACACTTCACTACATGCCGCAGACCCGCGCCGCCGGCACGCGCATTATTCTGGAGGAACTCGGCGCACCCTACGATCTGCATGTCATGAACATGAAGGCCGGCGAAAACCGCGAAGCTGCGTATCTGTCGATCAACCCGCTCGGCAAGGTTCCGGCAATCGAACATCGCGGCAAGCTGGTCACGGAGCAAATCGCCATCGCCATCTATCTCGGCGATCTCTTCCCGCAGGCAGGGCTGGCGCCGGCCGTCGACGATCCGAATCGCGGGCCTTACCTGCGCTGGCTCATCTACTATGCTGCCTGCTTCGAGCCGGCTCTGATGGACAAGTTCCGCAATGTCGATCCGGGCCCAATCACCCAATCCGTCTACGGCACCTATGACACGATGCTCGATGTCCTGGAGGGCGCGCTGTCGAACGGTCCCTACATTCTCGGCGACCGACTGAGCCTTGCCGACATCCAGTGGGGCGTGGCGCTCAACTGGACGATGATGTTTGGCATGGTGCCGCAGCGCCCGCGCTTCGTCGAATATCGCGACCGCATCGCCGCGCGCCCGTCCTTCGCGAAGGTCTGGGCCGACGATGCCGCCATGGCCGAGAAGCATGCGGCGTTGGCCACGGCCAACGGCTAG
- a CDS encoding O-acetylhomoserine (thiol)-lyase — translation MTTTPGFSTLAVHAGAKPDPTTGARTTPIYQTTSFVFNDADHAAALFGLQQFGNIYTRIMNPTQAVLEEKVAALEGGTAALATASGHAAQLLIFHTIMQPGKNFVAAKRLYGGSINQFGHAFKSFGWQVRWADPFDLAEVERQIDADTRAIFIESLANPGGTFVDIAAIAEVAHKHGLPLIVDNTMATPYLIRPLEHGADIVVHSLTKFMGGHGNSMGGILVDGGTFDWSKSGNYPMLSEPRPEYNGLVLHQVFGNFAFAIAARVLGLRDFGPSISPFNAFQLLTGIETLPLRMQRHCENALQVASWLKAHEKVSWVSYAGLPDDPNNALQKRYSPRGAGAVFTFGLKGGYAAGKTFVEGLKLFSHLANIGDTRSLVIHPASTTHKQLTEAQQIAAGAGPDVVRLSIGIEDVADIVADLEQSLAAV, via the coding sequence ATGACCACCACTCCGGGTTTTTCAACGCTTGCCGTTCATGCCGGTGCCAAGCCGGATCCCACTACAGGCGCGCGGACGACGCCGATCTACCAGACCACGAGTTTCGTCTTCAACGATGCGGATCACGCTGCGGCTCTCTTCGGCCTGCAGCAGTTCGGCAATATCTACACCCGCATCATGAACCCGACGCAGGCGGTTCTCGAGGAAAAGGTGGCGGCCCTGGAGGGCGGCACGGCAGCACTCGCGACCGCGTCCGGCCATGCCGCACAGCTCCTGATCTTCCACACGATCATGCAGCCGGGCAAGAATTTCGTCGCGGCCAAGCGTCTCTATGGCGGCTCGATCAACCAGTTCGGCCATGCGTTCAAGAGCTTCGGCTGGCAGGTGCGCTGGGCCGACCCTTTTGATCTTGCCGAGGTCGAGCGCCAGATCGACGCCGACACGCGCGCCATCTTTATCGAGAGCCTCGCCAACCCGGGCGGCACCTTTGTCGATATCGCAGCCATTGCCGAAGTCGCCCACAAGCACGGCCTGCCGCTCATCGTCGACAACACGATGGCCACGCCCTATCTCATCCGTCCGCTCGAACATGGCGCGGACATCGTCGTTCACTCGCTGACCAAGTTCATGGGCGGCCATGGCAATTCCATGGGCGGCATCCTGGTCGACGGCGGCACGTTCGACTGGTCGAAGTCGGGCAACTACCCGATGCTCTCCGAGCCGCGTCCGGAATATAACGGCCTCGTTCTGCATCAGGTCTTCGGCAATTTCGCCTTCGCGATTGCCGCCCGCGTTCTGGGCCTGCGCGATTTCGGACCGTCGATCTCTCCCTTCAACGCCTTCCAGCTCCTGACCGGCATCGAAACGCTGCCGCTGCGCATGCAGCGTCATTGCGAGAACGCCCTTCAGGTCGCAAGCTGGCTGAAGGCGCATGAAAAGGTCAGCTGGGTCTCCTATGCCGGCCTGCCGGACGATCCGAACAACGCGCTGCAGAAGCGTTATTCGCCGCGCGGTGCGGGCGCCGTCTTCACCTTCGGCCTCAAGGGTGGCTATGCCGCTGGCAAGACCTTCGTGGAGGGCCTGAAGCTCTTCTCGCACCTCGCCAATATTGGCGACACGCGCTCGCTGGTCATCCATCCGGCCTCGACGACGCACAAGCAGCTGACGGAAGCGCAGCAGATCGCTGCCGGCGCCGGGCCCGATGTCGTGCGCCTGTCGATCGGCATTGAAGATGTCGCCGACATCGTCGCCGACCTTGAACAGTCGCTCGCGGCGGTTTGA
- a CDS encoding LSU ribosomal protein L13P: MSTFMQKPAEVEKKWILIDAEGLVVGRLATIIAMHLRGKTKATYTPHVDDGDNVIVINAEKAVLTGKKYTDKKYYWHTGYPGGIKERTARQIIEGKFPERVIEKAVERMIPRGPLGRRQMKNLRVYAGTNHPHEAQQPVTLDVAKLNSKNTRSA; the protein is encoded by the coding sequence ATGTCTACCTTCATGCAGAAGCCTGCCGAGGTGGAGAAGAAGTGGATCCTGATCGACGCCGAAGGGCTTGTCGTCGGCCGCCTCGCCACCATCATTGCCATGCACCTCCGCGGCAAGACCAAGGCCACCTACACCCCCCATGTTGATGACGGCGACAACGTCATCGTCATCAATGCCGAAAAGGCAGTCCTGACCGGCAAGAAGTACACCGACAAGAAGTACTACTGGCACACCGGCTATCCGGGCGGCATCAAGGAGCGTACGGCTCGCCAGATCATCGAAGGCAAGTTCCCGGAGCGCGTCATCGAGAAGGCAGTTGAGCGCATGATCCCGCGCGGTCCGCTCGGTCGTCGCCAGATGAAGAACCTGCGCGTTTACGCCGGCACGAACCATCCGCACGAAGCACAGCAGCCCGTCACGCTTGACGTCGCCAAGCTGAATTCCAAGAACACCAGGAGCGCCTGA
- a CDS encoding Enoyl-CoA hydratase/carnithine racemase yields the protein MADVVSLKADGAPSPLIVEVSDGILRLTLNSPPANALSIAMMETLKAEILRAGADKAVRVIILAARGKVFCAGHDLKEMTAHRADADRGRAFFEKTFALCAELMLTITHCPKPVIAEIEGLATAAGCQLVATCDLAICTDAATFCTPGVNIGLFCSTPMVAVSRAAHRKQAMEMLLTGETIDASNAKDFGLVNRIVPEEYLRQVVDKYAAVIASKSPLTLKIGKEAFYRQIDVPLEEAYAYTGRVMTENMLARDAEEGIGAFLGKRHPEWTGE from the coding sequence ATGGCAGACGTCGTATCCCTGAAGGCCGATGGCGCGCCGAGCCCGTTGATCGTCGAGGTGTCAGACGGGATCTTGCGGCTGACGCTGAATTCGCCGCCGGCCAATGCGCTGTCCATTGCCATGATGGAAACGCTGAAAGCCGAGATCCTGCGGGCAGGGGCCGACAAGGCCGTTCGCGTCATTATTCTCGCCGCCCGCGGCAAGGTCTTCTGCGCCGGCCATGATCTCAAGGAAATGACAGCCCACCGCGCCGATGCTGATCGGGGCAGGGCCTTCTTCGAAAAAACCTTCGCGCTCTGCGCCGAGCTGATGCTGACAATCACCCATTGCCCCAAGCCGGTGATCGCCGAAATCGAGGGACTGGCGACCGCCGCCGGCTGCCAGCTTGTGGCGACCTGCGACCTCGCGATCTGCACCGACGCGGCGACCTTCTGCACGCCGGGCGTCAATATCGGTCTCTTCTGCTCGACGCCGATGGTCGCGGTCTCGCGCGCCGCACACCGCAAGCAGGCGATGGAAATGCTGCTGACGGGGGAGACGATCGATGCCAGCAACGCCAAGGATTTCGGCCTCGTCAACCGCATCGTGCCGGAGGAATATCTGCGCCAGGTCGTCGACAAATATGCCGCCGTCATTGCCTCCAAATCGCCGCTGACGCTGAAGATCGGCAAGGAAGCCTTTTACCGCCAGATCGATGTGCCGCTTGAGGAGGCCTATGCCTATACCGGCCGCGTCATGACGGAAAACATGCTGGCGCGTGACGCGGAAGAGGGCATCGGCGCCTTCCTCGGCAAGCGTCACCCGGAATGGACGGGCGAGTAA
- a CDS encoding uncharacterized domain 1-containing protein: MTPVLTAEQINDFLEREFPQVHSQGRIFEVINVASGTATLRFTPNELHLRPGGTVSGPAMFALADVGAYVTLLAHIGPVAMAVTANMNINFLSRPDPVPLDGVGRVLKIGKRLSVIEIAIERVDTRELIAHATATYSQPVK, encoded by the coding sequence ATGACACCCGTGCTGACGGCTGAACAGATCAACGATTTTCTGGAGCGGGAATTCCCGCAGGTTCACAGCCAGGGGCGCATTTTCGAGGTGATCAATGTGGCCTCGGGAACCGCGACGCTCCGGTTCACGCCGAACGAACTGCATCTGCGGCCCGGCGGCACTGTCAGCGGGCCGGCCATGTTTGCGCTCGCCGATGTCGGGGCCTATGTGACACTGCTTGCGCATATCGGTCCCGTCGCCATGGCGGTCACCGCCAACATGAACATCAACTTTCTGAGCCGTCCCGATCCGGTGCCTCTGGACGGCGTTGGACGCGTGCTGAAGATCGGCAAAAGGCTGTCGGTCATCGAGATCGCCATCGAGCGCGTGGACACGCGCGAACTCATCGCGCATGCCACGGCGACCTATTCGCAGCCCGTAAAGTGA
- a CDS encoding N-acetyl-gamma-glutamyl-phosphate reductase has protein sequence MAPKIFIDGEHGTTGLQIRQRLAERRDLEMLSIPEAERRNAAMREDMLNSADIAILCLPDDASIEAARMTEGNNNVRLLDASTAFRVDPDWAYGFAEMDKAQADKIKTARRVSNPGCYPTGAIGLIRPLRAAGIIPDGYPVSVNAVSGYTGGGKTMIAQMEDASREDHIASPNFVYGLTLKHKHVPEMKVHGLLDRPPLFSPSVGRFAQGMIVQVPLFLEDLNGGQTLETIHKALVEHYAGQSIVEVVPLDMSVKLPRVDAVELAGKDTMKLFVFGTPGQPHVNLVALLDNLGKGASGAAVQNMDLMLAA, from the coding sequence ATGGCACCGAAAATCTTCATCGATGGCGAACACGGCACGACGGGCCTGCAGATCCGGCAGCGTCTGGCCGAGCGCCGCGATCTCGAGATGCTGTCCATCCCGGAAGCCGAGCGGCGCAACGCCGCCATGCGCGAGGACATGCTGAACTCCGCCGATATCGCCATCCTCTGCCTGCCGGACGACGCATCCATCGAGGCGGCCAGGATGACCGAGGGCAACAACAATGTGCGCCTCCTCGACGCCTCGACAGCGTTCCGCGTCGACCCGGACTGGGCCTACGGCTTTGCCGAAATGGACAAGGCCCAGGCCGACAAGATCAAGACGGCGCGGCGCGTCTCGAATCCCGGTTGCTATCCCACCGGCGCCATTGGCCTGATCAGGCCGCTGCGCGCAGCCGGCATCATTCCAGATGGCTATCCGGTCAGCGTGAATGCGGTTTCGGGCTACACCGGCGGCGGCAAGACGATGATTGCGCAGATGGAAGATGCTTCGCGCGAGGATCACATCGCTTCACCGAATTTCGTCTATGGTCTGACGCTGAAGCACAAGCATGTGCCGGAGATGAAGGTTCACGGGTTGCTTGACCGCCCGCCTCTCTTCTCCCCCTCCGTCGGACGGTTCGCGCAGGGCATGATCGTTCAGGTTCCGCTTTTCCTCGAAGACCTCAATGGCGGGCAGACCCTGGAAACGATCCACAAAGCCCTGGTGGAGCATTATGCCGGCCAATCGATTGTCGAGGTGGTGCCGCTCGACATGTCGGTCAAGCTGCCCCGCGTCGATGCGGTGGAACTGGCCGGCAAGGACACGATGAAACTCTTCGTCTTCGGCACGCCGGGGCAGCCGCATGTCAACCTCGTGGCGCTGCTCGACAACCTTGGCAAGGGCGCGTCGGGTGCTGCCGTACAGAACATGGATCTGATGCTCGCCGCCTGA
- a CDS encoding DNA-binding transcriptional regulator, MarR family has product MTHPCYCIALRKLSRRLTAVYDEAFAPLGITVSQFSQLRHIKHRQPVSLTELADILELDRSTVGRNTKVLHRMGLVAMTPSPDDQRETMLTLTDEAMALLKRATPIWDEVQQRIEAKLEAAEFDRLIGALGDL; this is encoded by the coding sequence ATGACTCATCCCTGCTACTGCATTGCGTTGCGCAAGCTCTCCCGTCGTCTGACAGCCGTCTACGACGAGGCGTTCGCGCCGCTGGGCATCACGGTCTCGCAGTTTAGCCAGTTGCGCCACATCAAGCATCGTCAGCCCGTATCGCTGACGGAACTGGCGGATATTCTGGAACTCGACCGCTCGACGGTCGGGCGCAATACCAAGGTTCTGCACCGCATGGGCCTTGTCGCAATGACGCCGTCGCCGGACGACCAGCGCGAAACCATGCTGACGCTGACGGATGAGGCGATGGCGCTCCTGAAGCGTGCGACGCCGATCTGGGACGAGGTTCAGCAGCGCATCGAAGCCAAGCTCGAAGCCGCGGAATTCGATCGCCTCATCGGCGCACTGGGGGACTTGTAA